Below is a window of Humulus lupulus chromosome 2, drHumLupu1.1, whole genome shotgun sequence DNA.
ctatataagcacttatatttttcttatacatgtcttgttattatgacctctTATGACCTATGGTTAAGATctagattatgtttatgttttagggTATTATGAACTTTTATGTGATTTATGATTACTTGTTatatgacttttgtttgtattttccttactaggcttagaagcCCACTCCTTATTATGTTGTTGTGTAGACAATtgaggatagaaaggtcggtggcgagtgagacctaagagcttagtaatgtattcgtggggaccatatagccgAGGAATGCTCTAACGGGCCTATTTTATTAAAgcattttcttttaagttttatttttatatcttaatgttgctcattttattttgttacaaaccttattttatttttgtaaagacacGAGATCCCTTTGCTTTttatgattttcttaaataaatgagcaatatttatatttataatccaaatctgtgttctcgataatattatgagaaattagggttcCGATGACATCTCTTTTTCATGTTGTTCGCAATTTTATTAAACTGACTCATGGGTTAGCTTAACATGTTCTTAAGTTAGATAATGAGTTTATTTGGATAGATTAAATCTTACACCTATTTGTATTAGTTTTTCATTTCATTTATAATAATGATACAGTCTTTTTGacaaaattaaaaatagacaaattaagGAGTCCTCGTAGCCGTACAATTTCTGAGCTTGCAAAAGACATGGAACAATATTCTGCTTCGGAAGAAAATTTAGAGATACGTTTCTAATTTTTGCATTTCCAAGAAATGAAAGAAGAACCTATAGTCATGCACCAGCTAGTAGATTGATGAAAATCAATTGAACTTGCCCAATCAGCATCGACCTATTTTTTTTATTGGGCCTCCACCATCTCAGGATTGATCTTCGTCAAAGATGGGTGGAGGAGGCATTCCTCAACTTATCCTAGCCATTGTGTACCCCTAATTGAAAGAGGAAAACTCCACAAAACAACATTTATATACCCCGTAATGTTAACTTTATACCCATAATCCTAatgttttttttacaaaaataacctTATACCCTcttaaaaagacctaaataccatTAAGTAATCTTAGATCTTTGTTGTGATGATTTAGAGAAGTAAGGAAATAAACAAGGTGGGGAATTGGTGGAGGGTGCTCCCCCACCCCATCCCCACTTACTATTTTAATCTTTGTCCCCTTATCCTTGCATATTCCCTATCAAGGGTAGGGGAGGgaatgtaacgccccacgtcactatggttgtttcctggaatgacgactgaccctgcaaaccaacacgagtctttccagagtgctttgtcctcactcgcacgcttcctgggacaACTTCCCAAGAGATcacccattttcatttgacgagccgttgacgtagagtttccacagctcgtgggccgtggttattacctcgtcatcggctatacccgtacattccactataaagtccgccaatgcctgtgctttaatggtcgttctcgggtggtaggtgatctcgaactgtccgagctcaatagcccatttaagaagtcgacctgaagcctctggtttagataggacttgtctaagtggttgaccagtcagcacatggatgggatgtgcctgaaagtaggggcggagcttccgagatgaatgaattagactgagcgcgagtttctccatcaatggatatcttgactctgcccccagtaatcttttactgatgtagtaaacagGTCTCtacaccctctcttcttctcggacgagcactgcgcttattgcgtgttcggtagttgaaaggtataggtacagtatttcccccgtttcaggttttgacaggatgggtggttccgcaaggtgctttttgagctcctgaaaggccagctcgcattcctccgtccattcaaacttcttacctcctctcaataagttgaaaaatggaagaccacgatctgtagatttcgagatgaatctgcttagggccgccatcttgccagtcagactttggacatccttatgcctttgaggtgagggcatatcaattagggccttgatcttgtcggggttagcctcgattccacgagagtttacaataaagcccagaaactttcctgaagataccccaaaagtgcacttctgaggatttagcttcatgttatacttcttgagcacgccgaagcactcttcgaggtcatcaacacggttcttgttaagttgagacttgacaagcatgtcatcaacataaacctccatgttgttccatatttgctctgaaaacatcatgtttacgagccgctggtatgtggctccagcattcttgagcccgaatggcatgacattgtagcagtatagccctttatccgtgatgaagctcgtatgttcttggtcgggggcatgcatgggaatctggttatatccagaataggcatccatgaacgacatcaggccgtgccccgccgtggcatctacgagctggtcaatccttggtaacggaaaacagtcttttgggcaagctttgttgagatctgagtagtcaatacaggttctccacgtcccattgggctttgagaccaacaccggattggctacccagtcagggtaaaaggcgtccctaatgaaatggtttgcctttaacctgtcaacctcctccttcagtgctttctttctgttttcgtccagctgcctttgcttttgttgctttgggggaaagcttttgtctatgtttagagcgtggcttgctacattcgggcttatccccaccatgtcggaatgcgaccatgcgaagacatcttggtttttcttcagaaagcaaattaattgctatttcgtctcatctgggaggtgtttcccgaccttcacctttctcaagggttcagcttcctcgagctgaatttcttcgagctcctctagaggttcgaggtcaattttctcctcaatcctcggatcaatctcctcgtcgatttctaagaccgttccatctttattttgtatgataatgaGTGCCTAAGCGCtcgtttgcttctttcccctcaaagagatgctatagcactccctcccCGCCAGTTGGtccccttttaatgtcccgacaccgctaggggtcgggaacttaagggccagatgccttactgatgaaactgcccccagcccgaacagggcgggtctcccgagcagcacattgtaggcagatggcaagtctaccaccacgaactccattatcttggtcaccgagactggatagtctcccaaggtcacggggagctcaatggatcccatgcaagcagttccttctcctgaaaagccgtacaaagtagttgcacatgccttcaggtcgcgaagggagagtcccattttctcgagggttgctttgtaaagaatgttgactgagctcccattatctatgagaactcagtggactcttttgttggcaagctgaagagtaataaccagcggatcataatgtgggaactgaacatgggaggcgtcctcctcagtgaaggttatgggttatgattcaatcctctggcttttaggtgccctaggttcgggttcataaggagactcgtcccctgtcttaagctcgttaacatatctcttttgggcattcctgccccctcctgcgagatgaggccctcccgagatggttattacgtcctctccatctatcgggggggggggggggggggggctgtccTCTTCCTGAGATcgagagttattattttgtgtcgtcggaggcgcggctactctctggcttgcggccgtctgaccagtattctggtttttgacatactgtcggaagtaacctctcgagatcaacccttcgatctcgtccttcagttgtcgacattcatcagttgtgtgcccggtgtctctgtggaaccggcaatacttactggaatccctcttggatttttgatttctcattgggtccggacgcctgaaggggacctggttttcattagccaggaatatgttttcccgagactcgttgagctcggtgtgcactttatacaaggagaaatacctctctcctttctttttctttcctccctcagcctcgggattacttccttcgttctttttcctcttggatgggttctccgaggcaggctttgaTGCCGCTGGGTCCATCGAGGTTggggcagagttgatgtttatcgtcgTAGTTTCGGACttggaggtcgctttgagcgtcgacctcgcttcctatacattgacaaacctctgcgcttgtctgttaaactcggttatcgaccttaccggtttcccttgcatgtcttcCCAAAGGGAACTTCCCGATAATACACtagctcggatagccatgaggtgtccactgtcatccacatcccgagctcgggctacttccagattgaatcttgttaagtaactcttcaatgtttcacccggttgctgccggacgttagttaaggtggatgcttctggtctgacccctaccattgctctgaactgcttcttaaagtctttggacaactgctcccatgaggttattgagtgtctcttatacttttcgaaccaacttttggcagttTCTGCCAATggtgttggaaacaacatgcacctgagctcgtaacccacgttactggctctcatgatagtgttgaacgtgctcaggtgactacacgggtcggtctttccttcaaacgtagggacgtgaggaatccgaaacccttgaggaaattgagtgtcagaaatatggggagcaaacggctcgagctcctcatcagagtcctcatatcgaccatttcctcgttcattctttaaaagcctaaaagctctttcgagctgatcgattctttcttggactgggttaGTAGGAGGTACTGtttggaattgactgtcattgatcgtgattccaggctcgtgtctccgcgagggatctctacgcctattcaagcgatcccttaggtccggatttgtttgatctccattcccccgactctgattcagatgattgcgaaggtcgggacgattcttgcgacttccagtattcttacgacctcggtcatgcttactgaccgacctggtatctccggaatcttcactggtaaaactcatcgcgcggttatttcgagatggattctttccacgtcgcctcgtctctgcGGTGCGAGACtgagacgtctgacttttctcagatggagcgcctctccgctcctggaaagtctccctgttcccttgtccattccctgcacgcccttgatcctgatctcgaacaggttgagcgtttttGCCGGgcggcgaaggatatcttatgggtgacggagggaaccgtataggcgacggtggctgccacccttgtcgcggcctagagggtcctgaattttcccgagatgggtcagttgcattcggtgcgctaccaggtacctgagtccgagcctctgcaggggttcggttattctcagttcctgcaggcacttccacaggcgggttaggcgggacccgagctcgggtattcctctgaggcctaggaggagcagatggctctattgacgccgaaggttgagtcggcctccttgtggcagcatccttttgtggacgcccacggggcctccggggaggaacatgcacgtcccttggaggagggacttggttttcgcgcggaggcgggggctgagccacctacgcctctgcggctatcctagtcaactcctcattccgtttgttggcctctgccacaactgtttcaactgccggttttccagttctacaataggaacgtaacactcaggattgtagtacatatcctcatcccttggtggaggcggtggtccccgggaatcagaggacccatttctctcctcagcatccgggttctccattggttgtgtttccaggatgccttgggtagttttcatcaggggtgttctgattgtttgtggccatgattttctcagggatgaacgcttaaggctctcaatgaaatcaccaaactgttgacgtcgtttttcgtcaaacagtgaaagaagagtaCATAAACAATAGttaataatggccaattgaaataaaacaatgtaaacacacgatttttacgtggttcagcagttaaatctgcctagtccacgagtctttgttattaaactcaagattatctctaggaattcttcaataatgaattctccagagttttctctcaaggatcagaatttcggtcctttacaatgatgcatggcctctctatttatagagaaggctgtagaatactatcccacatattttgggtagttactctttttgtataaataaaataaatggctttaaatgcctatatttagatataaaaggaaacgtcccctgaaggccaggagacgtataactgaccaaataatatcccacgattctaggggatttacaataataaatgaggattacatctcatatttataacacttgtagatattcaaggtggttatcgcgtatttCTAAGgttttagcctcccaggtttcccgtcatctatcgagctaggaatatctcccgaggccacacggctttcgagatcgtatgtgcgtcgagctcgggacccctgatccgaagtagTCCCtaaagatgagtgtgttcccgaagctatctttcgagatcatgaatacttcgaggtcgtctatatcctgcaagctcgacatacaatcctggagcatgtatccaaccttatgagtccacttatttgcgaatccaactttcgaggtcataattaacatagctcgaaatctgggtgtaacaatacatatattattgctattattatttttatatgtatatacacatatatatataagattataaaatagtatacatataaatatggatgtattattattgttattatattaattttatatatacattcaaatATGAGGTGATGAGAATGACTTTTACTAattgtgatgatgatgatgtctaGGTTATGTCATTATACATATGTATGTTTTGGATTATTGTTGGAGATGTATATATgtcatttaattttattttaaataacaaCTGATTACcactataaaaataaatttagattttttagtaATGTGGCACTAACTGGTTACTACTATCAATTTTAACTGTCATGGCAAGTACTCGAGTGAATTGTAACTGGCTACTGTcagattttgaagaaaaaaaaaacagatcagAATACATCtagtaaagaagaagaagaagaaggtaaccGATTATGCCTATTAAAATAACTGATTGATAACTAGTTACTGAGTCAAACCTagaaaaaaaaactcagaaaataaagaattaatctgagaagtagtagtagtagaagaagaagaaaaaggaggtGGTAACTGGTTAACCctatcaaaataacaattaattggtaactagttacttagccaaatctttaaaacaaaaaaaacaactacatatgaaaaacaaaatcagatatgaaaataaccaagaagaagaagatcgaAGAAGGCAACTGGTTACTTAggtagttttataaagaaaaccaaatctgaaaaataaaattaggtttaaaaataacacatgaagaaGGAGATTAAATAAGGTAATGGTTACAACTAGGTCCACAAAAAAACTTAgatctgaaaaataaaataaaatcgtgacagtaactggttacttaggtagttttataaagaaaacaagatctaaaaaacaaaatcagatttaaaaacAACCATGAAGAAGGAAATTAAATAAGGTAACTGGTTGCAGCTAAGTCTACAAAAAACTCAGATCTGAAAACCAAACAGAATCATGACAGTAACTCGTTACTTAGAtagatttagaaagaaaaaaaaccagaTTTGTAAAAGAAAACCAGATCTGAAAAGATAAGAAAAAACAGATctgaaacaacaaagaagacgcAGAATaacgtaaagaagaagaagaagaatgtgaAAACCAAGAAGAATGCGAAGAAGAATACGAATTGGAGATGGCGTCGGCGGTGACCGGAGATACATCGTCAATTTGTCGGTGTGAGAGAGCTCCTATTGTTGTGAGAGAAAATGGTTGGCTGCCATTGTTGTGAGAAAAATGGAAAGAGCAAGTGAAGAATACATGAGAGATGGAGAGAAAGAGGAGAGATGGAGAGAAAGAGGAAAGTAAGAGAAAGAGTGTGTGCATTTTTTTTATGGTATTTTGTTCATAGTATTTTGTGGGATtcccatattttaaactttttttttgctAGAATTACTATATTTTGTGGCATAACTTTAATGCCCATAAATATAGAAAGTAATttattttttcccatatttttgtaaaattctatttttaatgtcttttgtttcattatttattttaattttgtatttcgAAAAATTCATTTTCGGACTCTACATTtagtaaaatgattcaaatagatccttaaatttaattttgatgaataaaaattgaatataacaacatagttgttagacagaatgattttatttttgttttgaattattaGTTAGTGAACTATTTATAATTTCAGTTCAGAAAACTGTGACCAAAATCGAATTTAAGTTTATACTTGAACTATTTTACAATACACAAATTCAAAAAGTTAATTGTCAAAACAAAATATCCAAACATTTAATCAAACAAAATACaaactatttattttattaatgtatATTATTGTATAactctaaaataaaataaaatcaacgAGGCATTCATAGCTAATCATATCTGGATTTGAATCAAGTGGTTGTTAAGACTGTTCaagctttatttatttttgttatttgtttttCTAAATAAGCAGTTGGAGAGTTTAATTATGGTAagaaataaatacattatataaaatattcttcttattattaatattaataactccAACTGACTAAGGCCCCTCAAAGTATGGACTATTCAGCTTTACAGCTTACCtaattattattatgattattataattATCATTATTATCTTCCTTTAATACATTCTTTTTCACACTAAATATTCTATAATAAATACCATAAAATTCATAAATATAGATTACTTTTTTTTCCAATTTATTTGACTTCTTCATACacttattttacaaaatatacttttgttaatatttatttaagAATAATATGTAATTTGATATATTCTTAAAATCTAACTTAGACATAAATAATCAGATATTTTTAATTATGGTTAAAATTGAAAATGCATTTATTTTTGGCATAATTGATAATGAACTGTAAGTAACGAACTGGACATATAAGACTGTGAGTCTGTCACACTCTCAAACAGCTACTCTCTCTCTAAAGTttcttcctttttattatttttggctTTCTTCCATAGCCAATTATAGTAAACCAAAAATCTGAGATCtcatctctcattctctctctgcTCCCTTATAGATCTCTTCTTATAAACCCTTAACTTCTCATGTGCCATTAGCCTCGGGGTGCCGACACTTTCTTGGTAAGATTCTTTAttcttttgttgtattttcttgtaCTAATTACTATTATTTTGGGGTTTTGGTTTCTGGGTTTTCTTTGAATCTTCGATTCTTTTTGCTGGATCTGGCTCAATTTGCAATCTGGGTTttgttgttattgtatgaaaTTTGATGGGTCTTCGTTAGAATGAGCTGAATCTTAGTTGATTTTCCTAATATTGAAATGggcacttttatttatttattttttagtgcGAAAAACTGAAATTTCTTTGGATCTCTATTTTAGATCTCTGAGTCTTCCTTGACTTCATTGATTGTCTCGGTTGCCATTATTCTAATTCAACAAGAGTTGATTAGAGCTGAATATTGTTCTATATCCATTAATAATGTGTGTGAATTAGTGTCATATTGTGGGCATCAATCATTTTCATTGGTCGATTGATTTTTTtgtattatcaatagtactagGATTTAAAGTGGTGGTTAGCCTATTGTAGACTTTTGCAACACTATTGGCCCGCTTTTAAATAACAGTGAGTGATTGTGTACCAGATTCGATTAGATTGGTTGATAATCAGATTGTGAATAATTTAGAACTTGGTGGTAGTTTAGTAGCTTTGGTATTAGACCTTCTTTACTTTTATGACTTTAATGTTTTATAATACTTGTATGTTTAAAGTTAATGATTTTCTGAATTGAAAATTTCAAGTTGTGTAAACACGGTTATTTGCTTTCAAAAAATTTTTGTCTATAAATCTTATGCATATACCGTATGATATGCTTAATGTTCTGTAAGTTTAGATTATGATGTTTTTGTTGTACTCTTACAGGTCTGTTACCCTCTTCTTGCTAGTATTTTAAGAATTTGTGCTGATATATTCTGGGGGGACGGCAAGGTGAACGGGTAGTTGTGGCTGGTGTGCCTCACAAAGGATGTCCTTGTGAAATGAGATTTATTGTTTAGTACTTAAGAGGTACTGAATATTATTTTTAACCGAGGGCCCGTAATCTGCATAAATGATGAGAGGACGATCTGATGGAACGCAAAAGAAGCGTTTAATAATTTCTCTTTGTGTTGTGGCAATCTTTCTTTGTTTTCTATATGCTTATTATGGATCCATCTTTGGCTCTCAAAGTCATGGTGCATCTGCAATAGAATATGGTAGTAGATCTTTGAGAAAGCTTGGATACTTGGGTGGGGATGACAGTTCTGATGACAAGCAGGAATCATCAGCAAAAGTTTTTGATGGAGATGATGGTATTACACCAAAGAGTTACCCTGTAAGCTCTCTCTTTCAAAACCCACCTTATTTCGGTAGAAATTTAGATTTTATCCTGAAAgatttcttttcctttctctgATTTTAAGAGTAAGTGCTAACAATTTTGTTTGACTACTTCTGATTTTAAGGTTTGTGATGGTCGGCATTCAGAATTAATCCCATGTTTAGACAGAAATCTCATATACCAGATGAGATTGAAGCTGGATCTGTCTTTGATGGAGCACTATGAACGACATTGCCCTCCTCCAGAACGGCGGTTCAATTGCTTGATTCCTCCTCCACCAGGTTACAAGGTAATGATGTACTAAAGATAAATTGCAGGTCTTCTGCAAAtttttttacccttttaattattttttggtTCTAAGATGGAGTAAGTATCTAATGTTCGATACTTTCCTTTGTGTTCAGATCCCAATCAAGTGGCCAAAAAGCAGAGACCAAGTATGGAAAGTAAACATACCTCACACTCACCTTGCACATGAGAAATCAGACCAAAACTGGATGGTTGTGAAAGGTGAAAGGATAGAGTTCCCTGGGGGAGGCACACATTTTCACTATGGAGCTGATAAGTACATTGCTTCAATTGCAAATGTAAGACTTTTGTCTCTTTTATCTACACATTACTTAAGGATTGAGTAAATGTTTTTTATTTGCAATTATTGTTCATTTTGGATTTTTAACATTCTTGTACTGCATGGTTCTAGAGATATTAGATAATGGGTGTGTGATTTTAAATGGCAGATGCTCAACTATTCAAACAATGTTTTGAACAATGGAGGAAGATTAAGAACAGTTCTTGATGTTGGCTGTGGAGTGGCAAGTTTTGGAGCATATCTTCTTTCATCTGACATCATTACAATGTCCTTAGCACCAAATGATGTGCATCAAAACCAGATCCAGTTTGCTCTAGAGAGAGGGGTTCCCGCTTATCTTGGTGTTTTAGGGACCAAGAGGCTTCCGTATCCAAGCAGATCTTTCGAGCTTGCACACTGTTCTCGTTGTAGGATTGATTGGCTTCAAAGAGATGGGATTCTTCTTCTTGAGCTAGATAGGTTACTGAGACCAGGAGGTTATTTTGCCTACTCTTCTCCCGAAGCCTATGCACAAGATGAAGAGGATCTAAGGATATGGAAAGAGATGAGTGATCTTGTGGGTCGCATGTGCTGGAGGATAGCTGCAAAGAAGAATCAAACTGTCATTTGGCAAAAACCACTAACAAATGACTGTTATAAGCAAAGGGCACCTGGTACTTGGCCACCACTATGCAAAACTAATGAAGATCCAGATGCAACTTGGGGTGTCTTGATGGAACCTTGCATCACGCCATACTCAGACCGTTAGTAATTTCTCCTAATTATTTATTTCTGTCACCATTTGTGTTTTCTCTAGTTGTTTGACATATTTTTCGAGACCAAAATAGATATGTTTTCATATGCTTGTATTATTCAGAACTACTTGCAATCTTATTGTGATTGTCGTGTTCCGAAAATATAATTGATAGTTGTCATTTTGATATATTTCATATGTGAATGCATGCTTTAAACAGGTGTAGAATTTTTTTGTCAGTAGTAATTTGACATCTACTTGATAGTACCAATGAACttactcatcatcatcatcatcttgaTATGCATAGTAGATTCTTTTGAGGTTGGTTTGCAGATATATTTAAACTTTTCTAAAGTAGCTTATTGCTTAGAAGCTGTGTAGTTTTACAAACACCTTGTTAACTGGATACTGGCTAACAAATGGCTCTTTGTCCTATCAGATGATGATAAAGTTAAGGGCAGTGGATTGGCTCCTTGGCCGGCAAGATtgactgctcctcctccaagactTGCTGATTTTGGCTATTCAAATGATATGTTTGAAAAGGACACGGTAAATAAATTGTGACTGCCGATTCGCATGTTCTAGATTATTGTACTTTAGCATGGTTTTAGTGAACACTCGTGTTGTGCAGGAACTTTGGCGACGAAGAGTGGAGAGGTATTGGGATTTATTGAGTCCAAAGATCGAATCAAACACACTGAGGAACATAATGGACATGAAAGCAAGCATGGGGTCCTTTGCAGCTGCTCTGAAGGCTAAGGATGTTTGGGTGATGAATGTTGTCCCCGAAGATGGCCCAAACACACTTAAGCTCATATATGACAGAGGTCTAATAGGCTCTATCCACAACTGGTATGCCAATTGAGTTGCTAGAGAATAAACTCACAATGCAAACAACTTCTTATTCATATTTAAACATTGCTGGGTGTTTATTTTTACAGGTGTGAAGCCTACTCAACATACCCGCGAACATACGATTTACTCCATGCTTGGACTGTGTTCTCTGACATGGAGAAAAAGGAATGCAGTCCCGAGGATCTGCTGATTGAGATTGATCGCATTCTCAGACCAAGTGGTTTCTTAATTATCCGAGACAAACAATCGGTGGTAGATTTCGTGAAGAAGCATCTAACAGCGCTCCATTGGGAAGCAGTGGCGACGGGCGATTCCAGTTCAGATTCGGAGCAAGATGTGGGAGATGAGGCTGTTTTTGTTATCCAAAAGAAAATATGGCTGACCAGTGAAAGTGTCAGGGATACAGAATAAGAAAGAATACAACCAACAAACCCTCAATTGCTTTGCTTTGTTACATTGTGTGCTGCTCCAAGGGATTAACAAAACAGTGTCAATATCCCCAGCAAGCAGTGCTGTGGTAAACAATTCCATTTtgtagcttttttttttctttctttgttataatgattttttttacttGAAAGCTATATGGACTATGATCATCATCAATAGGTTATTCTTCAGATTTTAATTTTAGACATGTTTTGAAGTTATTGTAAGCTACTCAATCTatgaaatattaatttaataatcaaaattatatACATGTATTGCTGAATTACTCCTCTATTTACATTCATTTCCTGGTTCTTGTTTTTAGAAATCTTATATGGCTTTAATATTATCAATTTTTGTTATGTCAtacaaattatttattaaaaaggaaaaaagaaaatctTGTAGAACTTGGAATTAAGGTATCATGTCCAATAG
It encodes the following:
- the LOC133819965 gene encoding probable methyltransferase PMT3, translated to MMRGRSDGTQKKRLIISLCVVAIFLCFLYAYYGSIFGSQSHGASAIEYGSRSLRKLGYLGGDDSSDDKQESSAKVFDGDDGITPKSYPVCDGRHSELIPCLDRNLIYQMRLKLDLSLMEHYERHCPPPERRFNCLIPPPPGYKIPIKWPKSRDQVWKVNIPHTHLAHEKSDQNWMVVKGERIEFPGGGTHFHYGADKYIASIANMLNYSNNVLNNGGRLRTVLDVGCGVASFGAYLLSSDIITMSLAPNDVHQNQIQFALERGVPAYLGVLGTKRLPYPSRSFELAHCSRCRIDWLQRDGILLLELDRLLRPGGYFAYSSPEAYAQDEEDLRIWKEMSDLVGRMCWRIAAKKNQTVIWQKPLTNDCYKQRAPGTWPPLCKTNEDPDATWGVLMEPCITPYSDHDDKVKGSGLAPWPARLTAPPPRLADFGYSNDMFEKDTELWRRRVERYWDLLSPKIESNTLRNIMDMKASMGSFAAALKAKDVWVMNVVPEDGPNTLKLIYDRGLIGSIHNWCEAYSTYPRTYDLLHAWTVFSDMEKKECSPEDLLIEIDRILRPSGFLIIRDKQSVVDFVKKHLTALHWEAVATGDSSSDSEQDVGDEAVFVIQKKIWLTSESVRDTE